The following coding sequences lie in one bacterium genomic window:
- the smpB gene encoding SsrA-binding protein SmpB yields MAGKIIKNKRAFFEYHITDKFEAGLALKGTEVKSLREGNVSIVDSFARVEAGEVFLYNMHITPYEEGGIFNTSPTRKRKLLLNKNEIKKLSGKLSLKGLTLIPLKLYFSSRGWAKMELGLAKAKKLFDKRADLKKRDVEKEIRKAVKDNS; encoded by the coding sequence ATGGCAGGAAAAATCATTAAAAACAAGCGGGCTTTCTTTGAATATCATATTACGGATAAATTTGAAGCCGGGCTTGCGCTTAAGGGAACCGAGGTTAAATCTCTACGGGAAGGCAATGTAAGTATAGTTGATTCTTTCGCACGAGTTGAAGCCGGAGAGGTTTTTCTCTACAATATGCACATTACACCCTACGAAGAGGGTGGGATATTTAATACATCTCCGACCAGAAAAAGAAAACTTCTTTTAAATAAAAACGAGATAAAGAAACTTTCGGGAAAACTCTCTCTTAAAGGATTGACGTTAATACCTCTTAAACTTTATTTTAGTAGTCGGGGTTGGGCGAAGATGGAGCTTGGGCTTGCAAAAGCTAAAAAGCTTTTTGATAAACGCGCCGATTTAAAAAAACGCGACGTAGAAAAAGAAATAAGAAAAGCAGTAAAAGATAATAGTTAA
- a CDS encoding DEAD/DEAH box helicase family protein produces the protein MKQIEFQQTYINEVAETALKFLNDKYREQSTIVFKAPTGSGKTYMISQALTKIAKQSQDPYSFIWISVNSLHEQSRQNLLRYLEDERLLDCIGIDEIQNKTIEQNEIVFFNWDSLIKDNNVFRMDNESDWNLQSMVANTKEEGREIILIIDESHRTAKAEKAQDVIKEIGPKLILEMTATPLKSFGTQIEIPLQIVIDQEMIKREVQINPNSQHIKENKELLEVALEKRKQLKAAYENMGVNINPLILIQIPNRKVTDSTAPEDYIIGLLAEHNITQSNGKLVTRLSGDDIKELDEKVKPNDSTVDVLIFKEAIALGWDCPRASILFLQREWKQNRYVFNIQTLGRIMRMPEQKHYDEKPELNIGYVFSASDNFEIVQELAGDYASSRQMKRDEGRYLKPVKIHSEFIRRKRELTRLSGDFKKCLFEAAEELKTKDEINSNVKSIQKSFGVAGKAATIDLDQKIEFEKQIQIKKDIREVTDSYTTLCGEMTSPYAKSRSSQIIKSSLRSWFKEVFGIGDEDQVSIIVMQRHYKPKFKQLLEVAKEKYKQLPTKSEEIVVNKDWEAPESMSIFSDYAEIKKSDKSIIKSEDEKKLFVKKNKIGKIELSKPERIFIEGLEKTDDELQWWFKNSYGESKYFSIAYKKANGHYYSFYPDFILKTKKETLIVEIKDDNGFKTAENALKLRASQDYLAKYKHKEKLRFYILSPNDYDNFFQQLQSQDLDKFKSLFEAGLLRYIKSQQVIINNKDKNEITTKEKEWLHEVEKELEKTIDEHKDTKLKNELLQMQLNDAQENIKVLSKSLSQIKPEKEKREKIKIQTPFNICVLGEVSDEVLIIQELQKYFTKNGVGTNNWDIKFFNNIKLQSSDVLRSLIKGQSKFHLVITGQIHHHSGKGNKKANIISELKSPKYIPSVVGSEPQDLLTPDKTLQAIESFFQH, from the coding sequence ATGAAACAGATAGAATTCCAACAAACCTATATCAACGAAGTTGCAGAGACCGCATTGAAATTTCTCAATGATAAATATCGCGAGCAAAGCACTATTGTTTTTAAAGCGCCAACAGGTTCAGGCAAAACTTATATGATTTCGCAGGCATTAACGAAGATCGCCAAGCAAAGCCAAGACCCTTATTCATTTATTTGGATATCCGTTAATTCACTGCACGAGCAAAGCCGTCAAAATCTTTTAAGATATCTGGAAGATGAACGGTTACTGGATTGTATCGGCATTGATGAAATTCAAAATAAGACAATAGAACAAAACGAAATCGTCTTTTTCAATTGGGATAGTTTGATTAAGGATAATAATGTTTTCCGAATGGATAACGAAAGCGACTGGAATTTACAAAGTATGGTCGCCAACACTAAAGAAGAAGGCAGAGAAATTATTTTAATCATTGACGAAAGCCATCGAACGGCTAAAGCTGAAAAAGCACAAGATGTAATTAAGGAAATCGGGCCTAAACTAATCCTTGAAATGACAGCAACCCCCTTAAAAAGTTTTGGAACCCAGATAGAAATCCCACTACAAATAGTTATTGATCAAGAAATGATTAAACGTGAAGTTCAAATCAACCCCAATTCGCAACACATAAAAGAGAACAAAGAGCTTTTGGAAGTTGCTCTTGAAAAACGCAAGCAACTGAAAGCCGCTTATGAGAACATGGGGGTAAACATCAATCCGCTCATACTCATCCAAATCCCAAATAGGAAAGTAACCGATTCAACAGCACCAGAAGATTATATTATTGGGCTTTTAGCAGAACACAACATCACGCAATCTAATGGCAAATTAGTAACTCGCCTTTCAGGTGACGATATAAAAGAACTTGATGAAAAAGTTAAACCGAATGATAGCACAGTGGATGTTCTCATTTTCAAAGAAGCCATAGCGTTAGGCTGGGATTGCCCCCGCGCATCCATTCTTTTTTTACAGCGTGAATGGAAACAGAACCGGTATGTATTTAACATTCAAACCCTTGGTCGTATTATGCGAATGCCTGAACAAAAACATTATGATGAAAAACCAGAGTTGAATATAGGTTATGTTTTTTCTGCTTCTGATAATTTTGAAATTGTTCAGGAATTGGCAGGTGATTATGCAAGTTCTCGGCAAATGAAAAGAGATGAGGGCCGATATTTAAAGCCAGTCAAAATTCATTCTGAATTTATCCGCAGGAAAAGAGAACTTACTCGGCTTTCAGGTGATTTCAAGAAATGTCTGTTTGAAGCGGCGGAAGAACTGAAAACGAAAGATGAAATAAATTCCAACGTAAAAAGTATTCAAAAATCTTTTGGCGTAGCAGGTAAAGCCGCAACGATTGATCTTGACCAGAAAATAGAATTTGAAAAACAAATTCAAATAAAAAAAGACATTCGTGAAGTAACCGACAGCTACACTACCCTTTGCGGTGAAATGACTTCACCTTATGCAAAATCCCGTTCATCTCAAATCATTAAATCTTCTCTTCGCTCATGGTTCAAAGAAGTTTTCGGAATCGGCGATGAAGACCAGGTTTCAATAATTGTAATGCAGCGACACTATAAGCCCAAATTTAAACAACTGTTAGAAGTGGCAAAAGAAAAATATAAACAACTTCCGACTAAAAGCGAAGAAATAGTTGTAAACAAAGATTGGGAAGCGCCCGAAAGCATGAGTATTTTCTCGGATTATGCTGAAATAAAAAAATCAGATAAGTCTATCATTAAATCCGAAGATGAAAAAAAGCTTTTCGTTAAGAAAAACAAAATCGGCAAGATAGAACTTTCAAAACCTGAAAGAATATTTATTGAAGGACTGGAAAAAACCGATGATGAATTGCAATGGTGGTTTAAAAATTCTTATGGCGAGAGCAAATATTTCAGCATTGCATACAAAAAAGCAAACGGTCACTACTATTCCTTCTACCCCGATTTCATTTTAAAAACAAAAAAAGAAACTCTCATTGTTGAAATAAAAGACGATAATGGTTTCAAGACAGCGGAAAACGCTTTGAAACTTCGTGCAAGTCAAGATTATCTCGCCAAGTATAAACACAAAGAGAAACTTCGTTTTTATATCCTTTCGCCGAATGATTATGATAATTTCTTCCAGCAATTACAGAGTCAAGACTTAGATAAATTCAAATCCCTTTTTGAGGCAGGATTGCTTCGTTACATCAAGAGTCAACAAGTTATAATAAATAATAAAGATAAAAACGAAATAACTACCAAAGAAAAGGAGTGGTTGCATGAGGTTGAAAAGGAATTAGAAAAAACGATTGATGAACATAAAGACACAAAGCTAAAAAATGAACTGCTACAAATGCAATTGAATGATGCACAGGAAAACATTAAAGTGCTTTCAAAATCGTTAAGTCAGATAAAGCCAGAAAAAGAAAAACGAGAGAAAATTAAAATTCAAACACCCTTCAATATATGTGTACTAGGAGAGGTTTCTGATGAAGTGCTTATAATACAAGAGCTACAAAAATATTTTACTAAAAATGGGGTGGGAACAAATAATTGGGATATTAAGTTTTTCAATAATATAAAACTCCAAAGCAGCGATGTATTGCGTTCACTCATAAAAGGACAGAGCAAGTTTCATCTTGTCATTACAGGTCAAATCCACCATCATTCTGGCAAAGGCAATAAAAAAGCTAATATTATTTCTGAATTAAAAAGCCCTAAATATATACCCAGTGTCGTTGGCTCTGAACCACAAGATTTATTAACGCCAGATAAAACCTTGCAAGCAATAGAGAGTTTTTTCCAGCATTAA
- the amrA gene encoding AmmeMemoRadiSam system protein A, producing the protein MLNEEQKKKLLKIARQTIETYIKERRVAEFSEDDPELSETCGAFVTLRNAKSKSRDEDESLRGCIGHIISNEPLYKTVRDMAIASSTQDPRFPPVTTDELKDIKIEISVLSIPKLIKDIKEFELGKHGVIVRKGFNQGLFLPQVATETGWSKEEFLSNLCSHKAGLSSDAWKDKDTNIHIFDAEVFEEK; encoded by the coding sequence ATGCTTAACGAAGAACAAAAGAAGAAATTATTAAAAATAGCGCGGCAGACGATAGAGACATATATAAAAGAACGAAGGGTGGCTGAATTCAGCGAAGATGACCCTGAACTTTCGGAAACTTGTGGCGCTTTTGTAACTTTAAGAAATGCAAAGAGTAAATCTCGTGACGAAGACGAATCTCTTAGGGGTTGTATCGGGCATATTATAAGCAACGAGCCGCTTTACAAGACGGTGAGGGATATGGCTATTGCCTCAAGCACTCAAGACCCCAGATTCCCCCCTGTTACCACGGATGAACTCAAAGACATAAAAATAGAAATATCTGTTCTTTCTATTCCTAAATTAATAAAAGATATTAAGGAATTTGAACTTGGTAAGCATGGCGTGATTGTTCGGAAAGGTTTTAATCAAGGCTTGTTTCTGCCGCAGGTTGCCACGGAAACCGGCTGGAGCAAGGAAGAATTCCTATCAAACCTCTGCTCTCACAAAGCCGGACTTTCATCTGATGCGTGGAAAGATAAAGATACAAATATCCATATATTTGATGCGGAAGTGTTTGAAGAAAAATAG